TGACGTTGACTGTGTGCGGTCCCATTTCCTGCGGGATGAAGCGGACGCTGTAGGTGCTGCTCCCTCCGTCCACAATGTCAGCGTCCACCGTTTTCCCACTGGGGCTGGTCACCTGTGCCGTCATGGCCTGCGAGCCGCTCTCAACTGGCGGGGCAGAGGAGCACAGCAGGTTAGACACAAACAAGACAAGAGTGTTTCTGGAATACATAAAAGGAGTTTGAACTTCACAGACTCTCACCCTCAGGTCTGGCCGTGATGCCGGCAAAGCTGCTGAGGCTCTCCCTGCCCAGAAAATCCCCGAACACATCTCTGAACGGGCTTCCTCCCCCGCCCACCTGGGTGCTCTCCTCCACTCGTACCTCCCTCTTGGTTTCACCTCCGCGGGTTTTGCTGATCTCTGTGCGCTCAGTGCGGGTGTAGGTGTGGCTGCTGCGGGTGAACGTCCTGGTCAGTCTCTCCTGAGCTGAAACCATCTGGAACCAGTTCCCTGAGAAAGCAGTGAGAATACAAATGTGAGTCTGAAAcggtttcatttctttaaagatGGCTGCCCACTACCCTCTAACCCCCTCTGACTGGTTTCTCTTCTCACCTGGGATTTTGAGGTTAAGGCCACATGTGCTGCCCACTGAGGCAATAGAGGATGCCTGCCTCTTCCTGGTAATGCTCTCTTTGATTCTTCCTTCTCCAGTCACCTTCACTGTGAAAGGACTTCCTGCATGGCAAGAatgcaaacacaagaaaattATACGATGTTTCACCCCTATCGGTATTtttgatggtttgtttgtttgtaagcaagattacacaaaatcaaCTAAACAGATTTCGACCAAACTTTATGgagggatgtggtatgggttGGGACAAATTTACACCATTTTCTCAGAgactaattcatggatcttgataaaaaaaaaaagtaacattTAGGGATCTGGTATCTATGAGatcatgaatcatttttttcatatttttatattttccaagTAAAAGATTCGGACCTGGGATGTGCTTTTCAGCAAACTTGATATTGACAGTGTAACTGCCGGGTTCTGTTGGACAGTATGTCACTCTGCACGTCCCATCCTCCACATCTTCACAGTTGATATCCACTTTGCTCGGACCCTCAACCGACAATGCTAGACCTCCATAAcctaaaaagaagaaaaaaaagttgaaaaaatatttatttatgcattttttcCAATCGTGTTGTGCCGTGAATGTGAAACATCTAAATCTTACCTGCATTCCTCGTATCCACAAAGAATTCAGCCATTGCGAAAGTGTGCGCCTCAACAAGACCTTTACCGAAAGCCTTGACCCTGCTGGCCTCGCCGATCTCTGACTGTCCAACCATTATCTTGAAAGGGCTGTTCGCTACGTGCAAGCCATTCTTCCTCACGCTGACCTCATGCTCACCAACCTCCTTAGGGGTGAAGGAGATACCTGTGAACATAAAAAAGGTAGGCAGTAAGGAAAAAAGTCAAGACAAATAATCAGGAAAATGAAATCTAAATGCAGTGTCTTATCTACTCAAATGAGAGTCTCACCGAGGTGTCTGTTGGGCAGTCTCTTGAGCAGGCAGGGCTCCTCATTGCCTGATGGAGCTCTGATACTGGCAGTCAGAGAGCTCAGATCAGTCTCTGTGATCTTCAGGGACACGTCAGCCGATGTGCCCACGTTCAGCTGGGATGTCCTCGTGATGGAGTCGTCCCCTTGACAGATAACAGTGgtttaaacatttttcaatCCTTAAAGTGTAATATATAGGGTACATGTCCACCATAAATACACATCGACAgtataaaaactgtatttatttcctCACCAGTGATCTTAGCAGTAAAGGGACTGCCAGGAATGTGCTTGTTGTCAAACTTGACGATGATATTGTAGTCACCAGGAGCCGTGGGCAGGTAGGACACAGTGCAGGTTCCATCTTTGTTGTCCTTACAGGTGATCTCGGCCTTAGAGGGACCCTCCACTGCCAGCGACAGACCACCTGAGGGGGAGAAAATATACATACAGGTTATACAGGTGATTTACCACAAATTCACTGTGTAGCAGCAAATATCCCCGGAAAAATGTTCTTTACCTTCTCCTGCATTCTTGGTGACCACAGTGAAAGTGGCAGACTTGTTGACCATGCCATAACTCAGACCAGGACCGTAAGCAGTCACCACTCCACTGTTCACAGCATCAACAAAGAACTGCAGGGGGCTTCCTACAGGGAATACAATCAGTGGTAAAAAGTCATCAGACATGGAACTGTGTGTAGAGTTATCTCAGTATGAGACATCTATCATATTTTCCTtaaaagaataagaataaaattaaGGTTGTTTTCAAAGTGGAAAGTCACTTCCTATCATTCtactgtggtgtgtttgtgaccTGGAATGTGGTTGCCGTCATATTTGATGTCCATCTCATGCAGGCCTCTCTCTATGGGCTGGTACTTGATAGTGATGGTGCCATCCTTGTTGTCAGTGATATGCGGGCGAGCAGTCTTGCCCGAAGGCATTCGCACTTCACCTAGAAATGACAGCGGCACGGTTAAACATCAGTGAcctaaaaaaaatgtttgtgtgtgagtggtgtTTGTCACACCTGTGATTTCTCCCTGCTGTGGCGTGAAGGGGACGAGGAAGTTAACGGGGCGGAAGAGAGGATCCACAGTATCACGGGGAGCAACTGGCTCATTTGAGGCCTGTCAttacagagagaggagaaattgttggtttcttttataaatatttcTTAGGTGTTTTTATGCCTTTTTTTGAGAAGGCAGTGAAGGATAGAAAACAGGGTAAGTACAGTAACGACGAGCAGTAAATAAGTACAAAATCtgaacaagagaaaacaaaatagCAGCATATAGAACACTGTTTTACTCACCATCACATGGAAGGGGCTCTTAGGGATGTTCTGTCCCCCAAAGCGGATAGTAATAACATACTTTCCAGGTTCGGGGGCAGTGTAGTAAATGTCAAAGGTGCCATCACGATTCTCCACCACGTCCATGTCCAGCTCCATCCCCTGTGGGGTCATCACTTTACAGGTCACCTTGCCTTTCCCGGCAGCTTTGGCATCCACAGTGATAACAGTATCCTCAGAGGTCTGCAGTTTCTGAAGACTCGCTGTGaaggacagagatggaggaaggtAAACAGAGCTGCACGGACTCCAGGAAGAGCTTTCTAAACTAAACATTGATTACTTACACATGCCATGTCCTCCAATCGAcactggaaagaaaaagaacatagtggtgaaaatatatatagagcATATAGTGATTAAATGCTCAAGTAAAAAACGAAAATATGTAAGTTAGTAGTGTTTATAATTACGAATTGAAAGTAGTTTTCCTACCAGTGAGGCGACATTTGCTGGCATCTCCTGTGGGCAGCGACTGGATGCAGTATGGGGAGTAAGGGATCTCATCTCCACCATATTTAATGGTGATGGTGTAAGGGCCTGTAGAGTCAGGTACATACGACACAGTGTAGGTGCCGTCCCTGTTGTCCTGGATGGTTGCATTCTTTGGTTTGCCTTCTGGGTCCTGTCAATAAAAGGCATGgagttgttttaaatgacagCTTATGattagaaacattttaaatctttgaTTGTATGAAGCTGCAAACCCACCAGGATCTGCACAGTGAGAAGTCCCTCTCCAGCATCACGAGCATCGATGGTAAACTCCACAGGAAGACTTGCAGACACACCTTTGGTGTCCAGACCGGGGCCACTGGCACGCACCTTACTGGCGTCATGCCCGGGCTGAGACATCACCTTGAATGGGCTGTGGAGAGAGGACGGTGTAATTACTAAGCACAGTCCAGACAGGAACAGAAAATGTGCTGAGCTGAACTTTGCTCTTAAATCTAGACCGATGGAGCAGGACTTTAATTAGGACATATCTGCACCATTCTTTAAACTCATACGATACCTGTGTGGGACCTCCTGATCTGCATATTTGACAGCAACAGTGTAAGGGCCGTCCTGAGATGGAGTGTAGTGAACTGTGTGGGTTCCATCACCATTGTTCTTCACACCAACTGGCTCCACGGTACCTGAAATTACGACattgtataaataaacacataccACAGACAGTGATATTTATCAGAGTGTACAGAGTCGAGTCCTCACCTGTTGGGCCGTAGAGTTTGACATCCAGTTGGGCCTGTCCAGCCTGGGTACAGTCGACTGTGAACGTCTGAGGAATATGGGCTCTTACTCCGCCGCCCAGACCTGGACCTGAGCACTTCACTTTACTGGGGTCCACGGGGTCCTTCACTGGCACGCGGAACGGGCTGCCAGGGATTGGGTGACCTCCGTAGTTGATGTTGACGTCGTAATCTCCAGGAGTGAAGGGGACGTATTCCACACTGCAGCTACCATCTTTATTGTCTTTGCAGGATATTTTGGCCTCTGAGGCTCCCTCGATGGTCAGGCCAAGGCCTCCTGTACCAGCGCCCCTGAGAGGGAAACCCAAAAATTTCTTTCCTGCACGTATTCGAGTAAAATCCTAAGAAATTTCgcctttaaatgtgatttatcaGTACCTGGTCTCCACAGTGAAGCAGTTGGCCTTGTTGGTTATTCCTCCTTCCAGACCTGGGCCAAAGGCGCGGACCCGGGTGGGATCACATCCCTCCACCACAGACACTCTGAAGGGACTCTTGGGTACGGGCGCATCATCGTACAGCACCTCTATCAGATGCATTCCTACACACAATCAGATACATCAATAAAGGCTAACACACATCTCTCTGCATGAGTGTCCTTTAAATGAAGCAAATACTTTCTGCTATTGCCACTTGCTTTCAATTATGGAGAAGACAAATTCCCTTTTAGggagataaacatctgtttatttataaaagatGCCATCTCGAGCGCAGACGTTGTGGTGAACGTACAAAGAATTACATCTGTTACCTATTCATTATTCTGTTACAACCTTCTCTGACAGAGGCCTCTCTGTAGGCCTACAAGCCAGATTCCCAGTCACAAAACTGTGATATTAGAGCATGTCTGCTGGTGGAGAAGTGCTCCGTGATCTCTCAGCTTTGTGTTATAGGTCTCTATTAATATCCCCTGtcattcacccccccccctctccctacTATATTGCTGTGGGCAGGCAGCAGCCTTCAGCACACATACCTGCCTGGTTAAGAGCTTCTGTTCCAGAGCACACTATTTATAAAACAGAGCTTGTCTGCCTGCGTCTCTGCTCTCTGCCCCTCAAAGCGTTGCTTCACTGCATCATTATGTATTTatacctctttctctcttgctctctctcttttttcccacTCCTCTGCTTTATTCCCAATAAAGCACCTGTTAGTGACTCCGTCTATCTCCGTGCACACTCTCTGATGGGCTGTCTATTCAAACTCATGTTTACTgacagcagaaaataaatgtcagtaGGTTTGTAAATGTTAACTCCTTTGCAAGCACTGACGAAACACAATGGAGGCTCTTAGATCCATCATTGCTTTACAATGTCTTTCCACCACATGATTCTTTAATTGCATGAATTAACAATATTAAATGACTCCTACCATCCTCGAACGCTGTGTACTCCACTCTGTATGTGCCGTCTCCCTTATCGGTGATGAAGCTCTCTGTGTTGGTGCCGGAGGGGCTGATGATGTGAACCTTCACATGGTTTCCTCCAACCTTGTTAAGGGCGCGGGCGTCGACGATGAAGTGCGTTGTGACTTCTCTGAGGACCCCTAGACACAGAAGAGCCCTTCACGCTATTTGTTGCGGAAAACACAGTCCCAACACTCATAAATCTTTATAACGCTACTAAACCAGGGCTGCAACTGCCAGTTAAATATTTCCTCTATCAATTAAtctcttgatttgtttttcaggaaTGTAAAGTCTTTAAGATGTCAGATAATAGTGAAAAATTCCCACAACCAGACCTCTTTAAATGGCTTGTTTTGCCAAAAGatagtgaattttaaataataaaaaatagtgAAAAGCAGCAATTGCTCACAGTAGAGAGACTAAAAGTGATATCTAGCATTAAACTTGCTTTTATGTTGAACAAATCATCATTCAATAATCTTTTTAGGGCTAATACAAACTAACTGTATGAAAGCCCTAATATTTACTGCTAACTCATCAGGTTCATCTGTACCTCTGGGTTCCACTCCTGGCCCGTAGACATGCACCCCGCTGGTGTCCACAGAGGGCTCCACCTGCAGCACCTTGGGAAACTGAGGAATCGTATGGCCGCCGTACTTGATCGTGATGGTGTGTGCGCCGTGGAAGGATGGGATATACGTTACAGAGAAGGTCCCCTCTGCAGTCTTCTGGATGTGCACCTCAGCCTTAACCCCCGACTCCGACACGATCTCGATGGTGAGCTCGGCGTCGCCAGCTCTGGTGCAGTCCACAGTGAAGGTTGCTGGTTCGCCCGCCTTGGCCCTCTCCAGACCGGGGCCGCTTGCTGTCGCCTTGCTGGGATCGAAGGCTGGGCGCACTGCAGCCTTGAAAGGAGAGCCAGGGATGTGCTGCTCCGCATACAGGATATTGATGGCGTACTCCCCGTGCTCAGTGGGCAGGTAGGATACTGAGCATGTGCCGTCGCCGTTGTCCTGACATTCAATTTTAGCTTCACAGGGACCCTCGACGGTCAGGCCCAGCCCACCTGCACCAGCTGCCTTTGTGTCAATAGTGAATGGAGCGGGTTTGCCCACAATGCCTCCCTTCAGGCCTGGGCCATAGGCCCTCACCTGTAATGCAAGTTAGGTCAATTTTTGAGATGTGGTGCAACGAGCTTGTATTAGAGAAGATGGGACAGGGTGAAAAACGATTAGTTTTCATGATCTTTACCTTTGAAGGATCAGCAGGCATCACTGCTTCAACCCCAAAGGGGCTTCCCATCACAGGGTTGCCATCGTAGCTGACATCAACCTTGTACTGTCCCTCCTCTGGGGGAATATACTTCACACTGTGAGCGCCTTTGGCTTTGTCAGACTCCAGCTTGCATGGAATTGGGCGGCCAGAGGGTGAGGTCATCTTCACACCTACGTTGCCCTGCCCACCGGCACCCTTTGTGTTAACTGAGAACTCTTGATCCTTTCCGACCTCCACTTCTGTAAGAAAGAGCAACATGTAACACTTGAACTTTGAGACTATATATACATTAAAACACTATATTAAATGTATGAATACAGAATTAGTGTTTGTAACTTACTGGTGTCCAATCCATCCACTTTCACCTTTCCAATATCCAGAGGTGGTGCCACTGCGACGTGGAAGGGGCTCTTAGGAATGGGGTCTCCTCCATGAGTCACTGAAATAGCCATGTTACCCTAGAAAAACAATAGAATAAGAATGAATGTCTGTTGATTTGGGATAATGGTAATGGTCGTGGACTTCAGAGGCCTACAGTACCTGTTGGAGCGCTGTGTACTTGACAGTGTAGGAGTAATCGTGGTTATCGATGATCTCAAAGTCACGAACCGCCTCTCCTGGGCCCGGTGCTGTGAAATGCACCTCAGGCTTGGCCTTGCCAGCTCCCTTTGTGTAGATGGTGAAGTGGGTTGGAGTGCCCACCTCCACTCCTGAAACACGTGTTTTGTCAGTGCTGTAGACACTACTTTAATCACATGATTCCCATGGCATAAAGGTATTCCAGTTGGTGTTTGTTACAAATGCCAGTACCTGTAAATTTAATGTGATTTGTAGAAACTAGTGTAGTActcattctaaacctgcctgttctcTTGGCCTGTGTAAATGCCACTTTacaattattccttgtcattagtgagtcctcctcggttctacaatatactgtcacttttgtattgtctgtgtgctggacgttgtatGCAGACTTTTTTAAGAACAGTCTGTGTGGTGCAGAGAGaattttgtgttcatcctacctggttaattacaaatataatataGATGTTATAGTCACAGATAGACAGGCACTTGAAGAATTAGTATGTTCTCACCTGTCTTGTTGAGTCCAGGACCCTCTGCTCTAACTTTGCCAGCATCATGGGAAGGATCAACTTTGACTTTGAATGGACTGACAGGAATTTCCTGAGtaatcaaaaagacaaaaatcaatCATTTCACAAGTGATATAACAACCCAtcactccctgtgtgtgtgtgtgtgtgagagagagagagagagagttagagagaACTGGTTTCTCACCTGGTCAGCAAACAGCACCATGATGGTGTATCGGCCTGCACCGGGGGGAGTGTACTTGACAGTGAAGGTGTCATTGTCATTCTTGATGATGTCAAAGTCGATGTCTGCCTCTGCAGGTCCAACCACTCCTGGGGCACACTTGATTCCAATGCTGATGTCCCCTAATAGTGCGTAGCAATGGGCACAGTTCACAAAGGTCATTCAAAAGCAAGCGATCAGAATAAATAGAAGCAGTCAGTCTACTGCCTACAGCTTTCCTTCAAGTAACATTTTATGCAGTTCAAATGACCTAACCTAATTAACCTCACCTTGTGAGCACAGCTGCATAGATGTACTTATTCCATTCATTCTGTTCTTAATATATTTCTACATTCAGACGATGCAGCACTCGTTTCATCAAGAGTTAGTGAGACCACTGGTGAGATGTGCCTGCCCACATCATCTCCTCGTACATGCTCACCTTGACCAGCCTCGCTGCAGTCCACGGTGAAGTACGTTGGCTCGTTAGCTTTGAGCCCAGTCTTCTCTACTCCAGGCCCATAGACCTTGACTTTGTCTGGATGAGAACCCTCTCCAACCAG
This genomic interval from Paralichthys olivaceus isolate ysfri-2021 chromosome 7, ASM2471397v2, whole genome shotgun sequence contains the following:
- the LOC109624441 gene encoding filamin-C isoform X4; its protein translation is MQQADDWLGVPQVIAPEEIVDPDVDEHSVMTYLSQFPKAKLKPGAPLRPKQLFPNKAKAYGPGIEPHGNKVLQPAVFTVDTLEAGSGEVLVYVEDPEGHKEEAKVKPNKDKNRTYTVTYVPKVEGVHKVKVLFAGQDIDKSPYTVNVAKDLGDASKVHARGPGLEPTGNVANKPTYFDIYTAGAGNGDVSVVIVDPQGKKDTVELILENKGDSVFRCTYRPMLEGPHTIHILFAGQEIPKSPFTVNISEATNPNACRATGRGLQPKGVRVKEVADFKVFTKGAGSGVLNVSVKGPTGAEEQVKVRDAGNGVYECEYLPLKSGKYTISINWGGQPIPRSPFEVEVGEEAGFQKVRAWGPGLKTGMVGKSADFVVEAIGTEVGTLGFSIEGPSQAKIECDDKGDGSCDVRYWPTEPGDYAVHVVCDDEDIKDSPFMAHILPAVNDVFPEKVKAYGPGLQPTGVIVNKPTEFTIDARMAGKSHLKIYAQDAESCTINIKITDKGDGTFLCVYTPVKPIKHTIIITWGDVNVPNSPFRVLVGEGSHPDKVKVYGPGVEKTGLKANEPTYFTVDCSEAGQGDISIGIKCAPGVVGPAEADIDFDIIKNDNDTFTVKYTPPGAGRYTIMVLFADQEIPVSPFKVKVDPSHDAGKVRAEGPGLNKTGVEVGTPTHFTIYTKGAGKAKPEVHFTAPGPGEAVRDFEIIDNHDYSYTVKYTALQQGNMAISVTHGGDPIPKSPFHVAVAPPLDIGKVKVDGLDTKVEVGKDQEFSVNTKGAGGQGNVGVKMTSPSGRPIPCKLESDKAKGAHSVKYIPPEEGQYKVDVSYDGNPVMGSPFGVEAVMPADPSKVRAYGPGLKGGIVGKPAPFTIDTKAAGAGGLGLTVEGPCEAKIECQDNGDGTCSVSYLPTEHGEYAINILYAEQHIPGSPFKAAVRPAFDPSKATASGPGLERAKAGEPATFTVDCTRAGDAELTIEIVSESGVKAEVHIQKTAEGTFSVTYIPSFHGAHTITIKYGGHTIPQFPKVLQVEPSVDTSGVHVYGPGVEPRGVLREVTTHFIVDARALNKVGGNHVKVHIISPSGTNTESFITDKGDGTYRVEYTAFEDGMHLIEVLYDDAPVPKSPFRVSVVEGCDPTRVRAFGPGLEGGITNKANCFTVETRGAGTGGLGLTIEGASEAKISCKDNKDGSCSVEYVPFTPGDYDVNINYGGHPIPGSPFRVPVKDPVDPSKVKCSGPGLGGGVRAHIPQTFTVDCTQAGQAQLDVKLYGPTGTVEPVGVKNNGDGTHTVHYTPSQDGPYTVAVKYADQEVPHSPFKVMSQPGHDASKVRASGPGLDTKGVSASLPVEFTIDARDAGEGLLTVQILDPEGKPKNATIQDNRDGTYTVSYVPDSTGPYTITIKYGGDEIPYSPYCIQSLPTGDASKCRLTVSIGGHGMSSLQKLQTSEDTVITVDAKAAGKGKVTCKVMTPQGMELDMDVVENRDGTFDIYYTAPEPGKYVITIRFGGQNIPKSPFHVMASNEPVAPRDTVDPLFRPVNFLVPFTPQQGEITGEVRMPSGKTARPHITDNKDGTITIKYQPIERGLHEMDIKYDGNHIPGSPLQFFVDAVNSGVVTAYGPGLSYGMVNKSATFTVVTKNAGEGGLSLAVEGPSKAEITCKDNKDGTCTVSYLPTAPGDYNIIVKFDNKHIPGSPFTAKITGDDSITRTSQLNVGTSADVSLKITETDLSSLTASIRAPSGNEEPCLLKRLPNRHLGISFTPKEVGEHEVSVRKNGLHVANSPFKIMVGQSEIGEASRVKAFGKGLVEAHTFAMAEFFVDTRNAGYGGLALSVEGPSKVDINCEDVEDGTCRVTYCPTEPGSYTVNIKFAEKHIPGSPFTVKVTGEGRIKESITRKRQASSIASVGSTCGLNLKIPGNWFQMVSAQERLTRTFTRSSHTYTRTERTEISKTRGGETKREVRVEESTQVGGGGSPFRDVFGDFLGRESLSSFAGITARPEVESGSQAMTAQVTSPSGKTVDADIVDGGSSTYSVRFIPQEMGPHTVNVKYRGQHVPGSPFQFTVGPMGEGGAHKVRAGGPGLERGVAGAPSEFSIWTREAGAGGLSIAVEGPSKAEISFEDRKDGSCGVSYIVKEPGDYEVSIKFNNEQIPDSPFIVPIATLSDEARRLTVTSLHEKDLKVNQEASFMVQRNGTRGVVDAKVHTPSGSSEECYVTELDSDKSAIRFIPRENGVHSIDVKFNGCHIPGSPFNVRVGDLGLIGDPGMVTAHGPGLQGGTTGVASEFVVNTCNAGSGTLSVNIDGPSKVKMDCRECPEGYKITYTPMAPGNYLVTIKYGGPQHIVGSPFKAKITGARLSGGHSLHETSSVLVETVTKSSKVGGAYSASSSSSATSTKLSSDASKVVCRGTGLSKALVGQKNNFTVDCGKAGTNMLMVGVHGPNTPCEEVYVKHMGNKLYNVTYTVKDKGSYTVIVKWGDDNVPGSPYKVAVP
- the LOC109624441 gene encoding filamin-C isoform X3, yielding MQQADDWLGVPQVIAPEEIVDPDVDEHSVMTYLSQFPKAKLKPGAPLRPKQLFPNKAKAYGPGIEPHGNKVLQPAVFTVDTLEAGSGEVLVYVEDPEGHKEEAKVKPNKDKNRTYTVTYVPKVEGVHKVKVLFAGQDIDKSPYTVNVAKDLGDASKVHARGPGLEPTGNVANKPTYFDIYTAGAGNGDVSVVIVDPQGKKDTVELILENKGDSVFRCTYRPMLEGPHTIHILFAGQEIPKSPFTVNISEALPVAPPMGAPLHIIPQSVRTPPGVKGGKGPPPPKPGRPTTNPNACRATGRGLQPKGVRVKEVADFKVFTKGAGSGVLNVSVKGPTGAEEQVKVRDAGNGVYECEYLPLKSGKYTISINWGGQPIPRSPFEVEVGEEAGFQKVRAWGPGLKTGMVGKSADFVVEAIGTEVGTLGFSIEGPSQAKIECDDKGDGSCDVRYWPTEPGDYAVHVVCDDEDIKDSPFMAHILPAVNDVFPEKVKAYGPGLQPTGVIVNKPTEFTIDARMAGKSHLKIYAQDAESCTINIKITDKGDGTFLCVYTPVKPIKHTIIITWGDVNVPNSPFRVLVGEGSHPDKVKVYGPGVEKTGLKANEPTYFTVDCSEAGQGDISIGIKCAPGVVGPAEADIDFDIIKNDNDTFTVKYTPPGAGRYTIMVLFADQEIPVSPFKVKVDPSHDAGKVRAEGPGLNKTGVEVGTPTHFTIYTKGAGKAKPEVHFTAPGPGEAVRDFEIIDNHDYSYTVKYTALQQGNMAISVTHGGDPIPKSPFHVAVAPPLDIGKVKVDGLDTKVEVGKDQEFSVNTKGAGGQGNVGVKMTSPSGRPIPCKLESDKAKGAHSVKYIPPEEGQYKVDVSYDGNPVMGSPFGVEAVMPADPSKVRAYGPGLKGGIVGKPAPFTIDTKAAGAGGLGLTVEGPCEAKIECQDNGDGTCSVSYLPTEHGEYAINILYAEQHIPGSPFKAAVRPAFDPSKATASGPGLERAKAGEPATFTVDCTRAGDAELTIEIVSESGVKAEVHIQKTAEGTFSVTYIPSFHGAHTITIKYGGHTIPQFPKVLQVEPSVDTSGVHVYGPGVEPRGVLREVTTHFIVDARALNKVGGNHVKVHIISPSGTNTESFITDKGDGTYRVEYTAFEDGMHLIEVLYDDAPVPKSPFRVSVVEGCDPTRVRAFGPGLEGGITNKANCFTVETRGAGTGGLGLTIEGASEAKISCKDNKDGSCSVEYVPFTPGDYDVNINYGGHPIPGSPFRVPVKDPVDPSKVKCSGPGLGGGVRAHIPQTFTVDCTQAGQAQLDVKLYGPTGTVEPVGVKNNGDGTHTVHYTPSQDGPYTVAVKYADQEVPHSPFKVMSQPGHDASKVRASGPGLDTKGVSASLPVEFTIDARDAGEGLLTVQILDPEGKPKNATIQDNRDGTYTVSYVPDSTGPYTITIKYGGDEIPYSPYCIQSLPTGDASKCRLTVSIGGHGMSSLQKLQTSEDTVITVDAKAAGKGKVTCKVMTPQGMELDMDVVENRDGTFDIYYTAPEPGKYVITIRFGGQNIPKSPFHVMASNEPVAPRDTVDPLFRPVNFLVPFTPQQGEITGEVRMPSGKTARPHITDNKDGTITIKYQPIERGLHEMDIKYDGNHIPGSPLQFFVDAVNSGVVTAYGPGLSYGMVNKSATFTVVTKNAGEGGLSLAVEGPSKAEITCKDNKDGTCTVSYLPTAPGDYNIIVKFDNKHIPGSPFTAKITGDDSITRTSQLNVGTSADVSLKITETDLSSLTASIRAPSGNEEPCLLKRLPNRHLGISFTPKEVGEHEVSVRKNGLHVANSPFKIMVGQSEIGEASRVKAFGKGLVEAHTFAMAEFFVDTRNAGYGGLALSVEGPSKVDINCEDVEDGTCRVTYCPTEPGSYTVNIKFAEKHIPGSPFTVKVTGEGRIKESITRKRQASSIASVGSTCGLNLKIPGNWFQMVSAQERLTRTFTRSSHTYTRTERTEISKTRGGETKREVRVEESTQVGGGGSPFRDVFGDFLGRESLSSFAGITARPEVESGSQAMTAQVTSPSGKTVDADIVDGGSSTYSVRFIPQEMGPHTVNVKYRGQHVPGSPFQFTVGPMGEGGAHKVRAGGPGLERGVAGAPSEFSIWTREAGAGGLSIAVEGPSKAEISFEDRKDGSCGVSYIVKEPGDYEVSIKFNNEQIPDSPFIVPIATLSDEARRLTVTSLHEKDLKVNQEASFMVQRNGTRGVVDAKVHTPSGSSEECYVTELDSDKSAIRFIPRENGVHSIDVKFNGCHIPGSPFNVRVGDLGLIGDPGMVTAHGPGLQGGTTGVASEFVVNTCNAGSGTLSVNIDGPSKVKMDCRECPEGYKITYTPMAPGNYLVTIKYGGPQHIVGSPFKAKITGARLSGGHSLHETSSVLVETVTKSSKVGGAYSASSSSSATSTKLSSDASKVVCRGTGLSKALVGQKNNFTVDCGKAGTNMLMVGVHGPNTPCEEVYVKHMGNKLYNVTYTVKDKGSYTVIVKWGDDNVPGSPYKVAVP